Within Kutzneria chonburiensis, the genomic segment AGGCGCTCAGCGCCGCCGGCGTGACCGTCACGGTGGTCGACCGCAGCGGCCCGGCGGCCGGCACGACCGGGGCCGGCGAGGGCAACGTGCTGGTCTCGGACAAGGAACCGGGCCCGGAACTTGAACTGGCCCAGGCATCTCGTCGGCAACTCCCGATCCTCCTGGCCAAGCTGGCCGGGGAACTCGGCCAGGCCGACGTGGAATGGCAGCCCAAGGGCGGTCTCGTCGTCGCCACCACTGATCCCCGGCCACTGCACGATTTCGCCGCCCGGCAACGAGAAGCCGGCGTCACCGCCCACGAGATCACCGCCGGCCAGGCCCTCGAACTCGAACCCAACCTCACCCGCGAGATCACCGCGGCCGTCCACTATCCCGAGGACGGCCAGGTGCAACCCGTGCTGCTGGCCACCACGCTGCTCTCCGCCGTGCGGCAGCGTGGCGGCCAGCTCCTATCTGGCGTGACGGCGACCGGTGTCAGCAGAAACGCGCTGCTCACAGATCGCGGTGCCATTGCTTGTGATCACGTCGTCAACGCCTGCGGCCCGTGGGCCGGCGAGTTTGCGGCCAACGCCGGCGCGCCGATCCCGGTGCTGCCCCGACGAGGCCTGATCCTGGTGACCACGCCGGTGAAAGACCTGGTGCGGCACAAGGTGTACGACGCCGATTACGTCGGCGCGGTGGCCAGCGGCGACGCCGATCTCCAGACCTCGACCGTGGTGGAGTCGACGCCGGCCGGCACGGTGCTGATCGGCTCCAGCCGGCAGCGCGTCGGCTTCGACGACACCATCCAGGTCGATGTCCTGCGCGAGCTCGCTCGCAAGGCGATCCGGCTCTTTCCCAAGCTGCGCAAGGTGAACGTGATGCGCGCCTACGGCGGTTTCCGGCCGTACCTGCCGGATCACCTCCCGGTCATCGGCCAGGACCACCGCGTGCCGGGCCTCTGGCACGCCACCGGCCACGAAGGCGCCGGCATCGGCCTGGCCGTGGCCACCGGACGACTGCTGACGGAGCTGATGACCGGCCAAAAGCCCCACGTCGACCCGAAACCGTTCCGCGTCGACCGGCCAGGTCTGGCATGAACGTCACGGTCAACGGCGAGCCGCGCACGGTCGAACCCGGCCGGACGATCGCGGCGGTGGTGCCCGATATCGGCGTCTTCTGCGCGATCGGCGTCTGCCACGGCTGCCTGGTCACGGTCAATGACGTGCCGGATGTCCGGGCCTGCCAACGGATTCTGCGCGACGGCGACGAGGTGAGCACGCGATGACCGTCGTCGTGGTCGGCGCGGGACCGGCCGGCGTCAACGCGGCCGTCACGGCGGCGCGGGCCGGCGAGGAGGTGCTGCTGATCGACTCCGCGCCGGGGATCGGCGGCCAGTACCACCGGCAATCCTTCCGTGCCAAGGAAATCCGGGTAAATCACGACCGCGTGCGACACCTCCCGGACACGAGCGTCTGGGCGATCGAGGGCAATCGCCTGCACCTCACCGGATCCCGTGTCGTCACGGCGGACAAGCTGATCCTGGCCACCGGGGCCTACGACCGCACGCTGCCGTTCCCCGGTTGGGACCTGCCCGGGGTCTACACCGCCGGCGCGGCCCAGGCGATGGCCAAAGGCCAACATATTGCCTTGGGGCACAAAGTGATCGTCGCCGGCACCGGGCCGTTCCTGCTGCCGGTCGCCAGCTCGCTCATGGACGTCGGCGCCAGGGTGAAGGTCTTCGAGGCCAACGCCCCGTCACGGAACTGGCTCAGGGAACCGAAAGCGCTCATCGCCGGCCGCCGCAAACTGCTGGAACTGGCCCAGTACGCCAAAGTCGCGCCGCACTACCGTGAACGGACAGCGGTGATCGCCGCCCACGGCGACGACCGCGTCCGCGAAGTCACCGTCGCGGCCCTCGACAACGACTGGAATCCCATACGCACCAAGCAGATCCCAGCCGATGCGGTCTGTGTCGGCTACGGTTTCGTCCCGCAGCTGGAGCTGGCGATCGCCGCCGGCTGCCACATCAGCAACGGCTTCGTCACCATCGACGAGAAGCAGAGAACCTCGGTGCCGTGGGTCTTCGCGGCCGGCGAGATCACCGGCATCGGTGGCGCGGAACTGGCCGCGCACCAGGGCATCATCGCCGGCGCAGGGGCCGCCGGCGTGCAACTCGGCCTCACCGCCGACCGGACCTTCGCCGACGCCCTGACCAGGGTTTATCCAGTCAAAGAAAACTGGCGCAGCTGGCTGACGGACGACACAATCATCTGCCGCTGCGAACGCGTCACGCACCGAAAACTGCGGGCAGCGACCGAAGGCCTCACCGCGACCAGGTCGGTCAAGCTGGCCAGCCGCGCCGGCCTCGGCGTGTGCCAGGGCCGGATCTGCGGCCACACCGTCGCCGACCTGCTCGACCTCGACCCGACCAGCTTCCAGCGCCGGCCGATCGCCACCCCGATCCCGCTCGGCGACCTCGCCGCCAACCCCGTGGAGGAATCGTGATCTTCGATGGAGTGGTCGTCGCGACCGCCCTGCCGTACCACGACGACCTGAGCGTCGACTACGACCGCTACGCCGAGCACTGCCGCTGGCTGATCGACAACGGCTGCCACGGCATCGGCCCGAACGGCTCGCTCGGCGAATACTCGTCGCTGACCGACGAAGAACGCCGCCGCGTGGCCAAGACCGCGATCGACACCGTCGGCGACGACGGCATCGTGGTCGTCGGTGTGCATGCCCCCGGCTCGCACCAGGCCCGGCGCTGGGCCGAGCTCGCTGCCGAGGACGGCGCGGACGGCCTGCTCTGCCTGCCGCCGACCATGTACCGCGCCAACGAATCCGAGGTCGTCAACCACTTCGCCGCGGTCGCGGAAGTCGGCCTGCCGGTGATGGTCTACAACAACCCGTTCGACACCAAGGTCGATCTCACGCCGAAGCTGCTGGCCGAGATCGCCCAGCTCGACAACGTGCTGGCGGTCAAGGAGTTCTCCGGCGACGTCCGCCGCGTGCTGGAGATCCGTGAGCAGGCCCCGGAGCTCGCGGTGATCGCCGGCGCGGACGACGTGCTGCTGGAGGCCGTGCTGATGGGCGCGACCGGCTGGTTCGCCGGCTTCCCCAACGCCTACCCGGCCGAGTCGGTCGAGCTGTTCAACCTGGCCAAGGCGGGCCGTCTCGAGGAGGCGCGCAAGCTGTACGAGCGACTTGTCGCGGTGTTCCGCTGGGATTCGCGCACCGAGTTCGTGCAGGCCATCAAGTACGTGATGGACAAGATCGGCCGCTACGGCGGCCCTTGCCGGCCGCCGCGCGGCCCGCTGACCGAGGCGCACCAGCGGCAGCTGGACGCCGACCTGGCGCGGGTGGTCTGAGGTGCGGGCCAGCAGGTACTTCACCGCCGTCGACTCACACACCGAGGGCATGCCGACGCGCGTGATCACCGGCGGCATCGGGCCAATCCCCGGCGCCACAATAGCCGAGCGACGCGAGCACTTCGTCCAGCACATGGACCACATCCGGCAGCTCCTGGTCAACGAGCCGCGTGGGCACGCCGCCATGAGCGGCGCGATCCTCCAGCCGCCGACGCGGGCGGACGCCGACTGGGGCGTGCTGTACATCGAGGTCTCCGGCTGCCTGCCGATGTGCGGTCACGGCACGATCGGGGTCGCGACCGTGCTGGTCGAGACCGGCATGGTCGCCGTAACGGAGCCCGTGACGACCGTGCGGCTGGACACCCCGGCCGGCCTGGTCGTCGCCGAGGTCAACGTGCGTGACGGCCGTGCGGAATCGGTGCGGTTCCAGAACGTGCCGGCGTACGTGCACGAGCTCGATGCCGTCGTGGACGTGCCCGGACTGGGCGAAGTCCGCTACGACATGGCCTACGGTGGCAACTTCTATGCGATCCTGCCGATCGAGTCGATCGGCATCTCCTTCGACGTCAAGGAGAAGGAGCAGATGCTGACGTCTGGACTGTCCATCATGGACGCCATCAACGCGCAGCGGCGGCCGGTGCACCGCGAAGACCCCGGCATCGCCGGCTGCAAGCACGTGCAGCTGGTCGCGCCGGGAAGCGGCGGCAGCGACGCCCGCAACGCCATGGTCATCCACCCCGGCTGGTTCGACCGATCGCCGTGCGGCACCGGTACCAGCGCGCGGATGGCGCAACTGCACGCGCGCGGCGAGCTGCCGCTGAACACCGACTTCGTGAACGAGTCGCTGCTGGGCACCCGATTCATCGGGCGGCTCGTGGCCGAGACGTCACGGGGCGTGACCCCGACGATCGAAGGCCGCGCTTGGCTGACCGGCATGGCACAGTACCTGCTGGACCCAACCGACCCGTTCCCGAACGGGTTCACGCTGTGAGGAGTGCTCGACATGACTGATCGGCCGGCGAGGCGAGACCCGTCCAGGCTGGTCGAGGCGACCGGTTTCCGGTCCTCGGTCGGCACCGGCTGGGGCGACGCCGCGCGGGAGGTCCGGCTGACCCCGGGCGCCGCCGAGGCCGCCGCCGCGCACCGGGCCAAGCTGTCCGCGGAGTTCCCCGGCCAGCGCATCGCCGTCGCGTCCGGGCGGGCCCCCGTGCGGGCCAACGACACCGACTACGACTTCCGCCCGGACAGCGACTTCTCGTGGCTTACCGGCTGCAATGCCGAAGGCGCAGTGCTGCTGATGCTGCCGGTCTCCGGCGGTCACGAGGCCGTACTGCTGCTCCGTGAGCCGGCGCGTCCAGGAGACCCGGAGTTCTTCGGCAGCGCCCGCGACGGCGAGCTGTGGATCGGGCCGGTGCCCGGCCTCGCCGAGTGGGGCGCGGCGCTCGGCCTGACGTGTCGGCGGATCGAGGATCTGCCTGGTCTGCTGCGTGGCCAGCACCCTTCCGTGAACGCGACCGGCGGCGTCGAGCCAATGCTGGACGCCCTCGGCTACGGCAACAGCGCCGGCTTGCGCACCACCCTGGCCGAGCTGCGCCGGTTCAAGGACGCGTGGGAGGTCGGCCAGCTCCAGGCGGCCGTTGACGCCACCGTGCTCGGCTTCGCCGAGGTCGCCGCCGAACTGCCGATGGCGATCAAGGGCGGCGGCGAGCGCTGGCTCCAGGGCACCTTCGACCGTCGAGCCCGTACCAGCGGCAACGCCCCCGGCTACGCCTCGATCCTGGCCGCCGGGCCGCATGCGCCCGTGCTGCACTGGGTTCGCTGTGACGGCGACGTGCCGGCCGACGGGCTGCTGCTGATGGACGCCGGCGTCGAGGTCAACACCTACTACACGGCCGACGTGACCCGGACCTTCCCGGTCAGCGGCAAGTTCAGCGACCCGCAGCGGCAGGTGTACGAGCTCGTGCTCAAGGCCCACCTCGCCGCCATGGCCGACGTGCGTCCCGGCGTCGAGTACCGCGCCTTCCACCACACCGCCATGCGTGTGCTGGCCGAGGGCCTGCACGACTGGGGTCTGCTGCCCGTCTCCGTCGACGAGGCGCTCGACCCCGACG encodes:
- a CDS encoding NAD(P)/FAD-dependent oxidoreductase gives rise to the protein MVVGAGVIGAACAEALSAAGVTVTVVDRSGPAAGTTGAGEGNVLVSDKEPGPELELAQASRRQLPILLAKLAGELGQADVEWQPKGGLVVATTDPRPLHDFAARQREAGVTAHEITAGQALELEPNLTREITAAVHYPEDGQVQPVLLATTLLSAVRQRGGQLLSGVTATGVSRNALLTDRGAIACDHVVNACGPWAGEFAANAGAPIPVLPRRGLILVTTPVKDLVRHKVYDADYVGAVASGDADLQTSTVVESTPAGTVLIGSSRQRVGFDDTIQVDVLRELARKAIRLFPKLRKVNVMRAYGGFRPYLPDHLPVIGQDHRVPGLWHATGHEGAGIGLAVATGRLLTELMTGQKPHVDPKPFRVDRPGLA
- a CDS encoding 2Fe-2S iron-sulfur cluster-binding protein; protein product: MNVTVNGEPRTVEPGRTIAAVVPDIGVFCAIGVCHGCLVTVNDVPDVRACQRILRDGDEVSTR
- a CDS encoding NAD(P)/FAD-dependent oxidoreductase, producing MTVVVVGAGPAGVNAAVTAARAGEEVLLIDSAPGIGGQYHRQSFRAKEIRVNHDRVRHLPDTSVWAIEGNRLHLTGSRVVTADKLILATGAYDRTLPFPGWDLPGVYTAGAAQAMAKGQHIALGHKVIVAGTGPFLLPVASSLMDVGARVKVFEANAPSRNWLREPKALIAGRRKLLELAQYAKVAPHYRERTAVIAAHGDDRVREVTVAALDNDWNPIRTKQIPADAVCVGYGFVPQLELAIAAGCHISNGFVTIDEKQRTSVPWVFAAGEITGIGGAELAAHQGIIAGAGAAGVQLGLTADRTFADALTRVYPVKENWRSWLTDDTIICRCERVTHRKLRAATEGLTATRSVKLASRAGLGVCQGRICGHTVADLLDLDPTSFQRRPIATPIPLGDLAANPVEES
- a CDS encoding dihydrodipicolinate synthase family protein → MIFDGVVVATALPYHDDLSVDYDRYAEHCRWLIDNGCHGIGPNGSLGEYSSLTDEERRRVAKTAIDTVGDDGIVVVGVHAPGSHQARRWAELAAEDGADGLLCLPPTMYRANESEVVNHFAAVAEVGLPVMVYNNPFDTKVDLTPKLLAEIAQLDNVLAVKEFSGDVRRVLEIREQAPELAVIAGADDVLLEAVLMGATGWFAGFPNAYPAESVELFNLAKAGRLEEARKLYERLVAVFRWDSRTEFVQAIKYVMDKIGRYGGPCRPPRGPLTEAHQRQLDADLARVV
- a CDS encoding proline racemase family protein, whose translation is MRASRYFTAVDSHTEGMPTRVITGGIGPIPGATIAERREHFVQHMDHIRQLLVNEPRGHAAMSGAILQPPTRADADWGVLYIEVSGCLPMCGHGTIGVATVLVETGMVAVTEPVTTVRLDTPAGLVVAEVNVRDGRAESVRFQNVPAYVHELDAVVDVPGLGEVRYDMAYGGNFYAILPIESIGISFDVKEKEQMLTSGLSIMDAINAQRRPVHREDPGIAGCKHVQLVAPGSGGSDARNAMVIHPGWFDRSPCGTGTSARMAQLHARGELPLNTDFVNESLLGTRFIGRLVAETSRGVTPTIEGRAWLTGMAQYLLDPTDPFPNGFTL
- a CDS encoding aminopeptidase P family protein, translated to MTDRPARRDPSRLVEATGFRSSVGTGWGDAAREVRLTPGAAEAAAAHRAKLSAEFPGQRIAVASGRAPVRANDTDYDFRPDSDFSWLTGCNAEGAVLLMLPVSGGHEAVLLLREPARPGDPEFFGSARDGELWIGPVPGLAEWGAALGLTCRRIEDLPGLLRGQHPSVNATGGVEPMLDALGYGNSAGLRTTLAELRRFKDAWEVGQLQAAVDATVLGFAEVAAELPMAIKGGGERWLQGTFDRRARTSGNAPGYASILAAGPHAPVLHWVRCDGDVPADGLLLMDAGVEVNTYYTADVTRTFPVSGKFSDPQRQVYELVLKAHLAAMADVRPGVEYRAFHHTAMRVLAEGLHDWGLLPVSVDEALDPDGQHHRRYIVCGVGHYLGLDVHDCAQARAETYHEGTLAAGMALTVEPGLYFHPNDLTVPPELRGLGVRIEDDLVVTDTGADVLSSALPITAAGIEEWVSGCLRG